The window CCATTACTGTAGGACTTACCATTAGAACAGGAAGCGCAATTAGAATAGCAGCAGTTAAGTTTTTCATATTTTAAACACTCAAACAGTAAAAAAACGATTTTATCTCAACGCACACTGTCAACCTTTATAGATATGTTATATTAATACTACCAATATAGAGAGTGCGTTGGTAAGTTACTGAATAAGGCCACCTGTAACGACCCTAACTTCTAGTTCTACCGTAAACCTACCTATGGTAGTAAAAACCTGAATTTCATTATGTAAACAAAGAGAACACTGCTAAATAGTGGTGTTCTCTTATTATATTTAAAGGAAAAATTATGCGTTCTTTGCTTCTAACGACAATGTGCTTAACGGGCAGCTTAGCTCTAGTGGCTTGTAATAACCATCGTGCCGACACCACGGATCTGAGTAAGCAGCCTACAATAGAAGTGCCGGTAGCGTCAGCGGCATTTACTGCTTTTGGAAACACCGCTAAAGAAAAAATTTGGCGAATAGTGATTGAAGGAAATGAGCTAAGTATAGAGGCGAATTTCTTAAAGCCAACGACAGCAACAGTTATCGTGGTGGGTTCTGGTTCTGTCAATACTGAAGGTGTCGAATACGCGAGTACTATCAATGGACAGCCTATTGTTGTGAATATAAAAAATAACCTTTGTATCGATGACAATGGCTATCAAAATGAACTTACTGCAATATTAACTTACGCAGGCGAAGTATATCAGGGTTGTGCCGTTGCCGGTGCAATAGAAATTGCGCCCACATAGAAGATAAGCCTAACCTATGAATAAACCATTGAAAAAATTTAGCCTAGTATTCTTACCATCATTTTTGTGGGTCGTATTAACTGGGCTAGGATTTGGCTCTCAAAGTCTATCTAATTTGATTGAAATTATAGGAATTTTTATAGTATCTGTGCTGTGTTTATTTATCCCAGAACGACTTATAAAATATCAACTCCTTCTTCTAATACTCTTAATAATCACTGCCTTAGTGCGTTTTTTAACCCCATATATACCGGAATAATATTAAACCAGTTGGCTATCTGAACCGCCCCGACTATATCGGAGAGCGTTTTATTTGAGTCAGGCAACTTTGCCTGACTCATTAAGACTATCATAATATTGCTTTTCAAACTCAAAAGGTGATACATAACCAATCGTACTATGCATTATCATATGAATTACCCGCGTTCCAACAAAGGTAATAACGCCAGAATCAGCCATCTGATCAGTATAACGAATAGATAAATACTGAACGCCTCTATCACTACGATGAATAACGTCTTTTGGGTTGTTTCTGTCTGCAATGGCTTGATTTAACGCTGCCATCATCATATCGATGTTCATACGATTAGACACCTTCCAGCCAACAATACTACGGACAAACACATCTATAATAAACGCAGTATATCCATAAGGAACCAATTAGGTACTTTCACTGATTCGGTTCCCTAGTGAGGACTTGAACACTCGGCTGCGTGCTAATGTTATCAATGGTTTTGCTCATTGAAATAGTTGCAGTGTACTTCGTGGTGTACAGAACGTTAGTTTTTCAAGCTCAAGAAACCTTGGATAGCACTTATCGCTAAGTGTATTACAATCCAGATTATTATCTATCTGGATCTAAAGCTTCATGTATATATATATTATCAACTGGCTCAAAGATATCTGAAATCTCTACATCTTCACGTAAAATCATAGTAAAAGTAAAACTTTCATCTGATGATCTCAATAAACTACCTGTACTGACATCAAAGAAATGAATCGAGCATAAATCTCTTACCCAGCATCTAAGCAAGAAAGTTAAATCATTTTCAGATATATAGCTAATGTTTAATTTAGCTAACGCATACAGCCTTGTCTTTACATCCTTTAAACCGTAAAAATGCTTTTCACTGAAAATTTTTAAATCATGCACATTTATACAAATCCCCAGTAAACTTAAGCCATATTTCTCTTGAGGAATTGTTGAGCTATCAGTGTAAAACATCCTTAGAAAGTCTATAAAATCGTTTTCTACAGTTAAGTAATCGTTGATGTTTTCGATACCAATGTTTTCGATAAAGTTAGCGATGTTAGTCCATTTGGCATCAAAAATAGCTTCGCTATCCTTAAATCTAGATACTGCGTAAAAATTAAAGCTCATTTGTATTTACTCGTGATTGGTGCGCTATACAGGCATCGAACTGCCAGTCTTGTATATGATGTTAATAACTATGAAGTCGATTGTCGCAGCGTCGCAGCATAGTTATCGTTCAATGACACAAATAGGATAACCGCCTGGGTTCTTGCCACCGCCTAGATCCAAGCAAATATCATCGTAATAAAATCCATGAGCTTTGATGCCTAGCCAAAATGCAAAAATAGTAGTGACAGCAATGATTATTATCATCTTTCTATTCATATAGAAATCCTAGGTAAACAAGCAACTACAACGATATTTATTTGGATATATCTTATACGAATTAGAAATTAATAGAGCTGTAGCGTGTTCTCATGCTTTGTTTTTTGTAATGTAGTTCAAATTATGAGTATACCCTAAGGAACCAGAAGTTAATTTTGCTTGTTCACATTATAATTATTTAGTCAAAAAGATATAGGATGAACGGCATATTTAAGGGTTTAAACGGTTTTTTCTAAAATTTTTTAGTAAAATTTTGTTTATCTAATTTTTAGGTAAAAAATCCTTATATTTACTAATGTAATAAAGATAATGTTATTTATCATACACTTAATAATACGTTAGTGTATTATTGTTTAGACCAATGTTTACTTATTTTGGTCTAAAATGTAAAATACCATGATCGAAAGTTACATGTATATCTTCTAGGGTAAGAATTATGAAAAAAACTTTATTAGCAGTTCCATTATTAGTATTAGCAACTTCTACTGTATTTGCTGCTGACGGTACTATTACAATCAATGGTCAGGTAACAGATAAAACTTGTACGGTTAATAGCGCGCAAGGTAAAGATTTCACAGTTACACTTCCTACAGTTTCTCAGCAAGTATTAGCAAACACTGGTGACGTTGCAGGTCGCACGCCATTCACTATTAATCTGACTGATTGTACAGCTGGTAGTAAGTTGCGACTTATTTCGAGCCAGGTGCAACTGTTGATTTCAATACTGGTCATTTAAACAACGCGACTGGAACAGCCACTAATGTTCAGGTCCAATTGCTAGGTTCAAACAATGCTGTTATTCCAGTATTAGCTGCAGGTGCTGGTGGTGTACAGACTAACTCACAATTAGTAGATGTAAGCAATGCTGGTTCAGCAGATCTTAACTACTATGCACAGTACTATGCTACTGGTGCTTCAACTCCTGGTAGTGTTGCAACAACTGTAAAATATACAATTATTTATCAGTAATCTTTTACTAGATTAAAAAGAGCTAGGAGAAGTAACATGCCTAGCTCTTTTTTTTAATTTTAGGTAGAGAGAAATCTATGTCTGTAAAACAGCTGTTTTATAAAATCTGTTTAATCACACTTCTAACACCTATCAGTTTGGTTCATGCAGAAATTATTATTCATGGTACGCGTGCTGTTTACCCTTCTGATGCACGTGAGGTTACGCTGCAATTAAGTAACGATGGAAAAAGCCCTTCTCTGGTCCAAGTATGGATTGATGAAGGTGACCCAAGTGCGACTCCTGATCAATCAAAAGCTCCTTTTATTCTTACGCCTCCTATTTCACGTGTAGAGGGGCAAAAAAGTCAATTTATAAGTATCACCAGTTTGCCTACCGTGAATACGTTAAGTAAAACAGAAGAAAGCTTGTTTTGGTTAAACGTATTAGACATACCACCAAAACCTTCAGCACAAGACAAAACAGCAGCTCCTGATAATTTCTTACAATTGGCTGTTCGCTCACGTATCAAGTTATTTTATCGTCCTAGTGGTATAAAACAAGATGTTGTTCTAGCTCCTGAAAAAATTCAGTGGAGTAGTAAAGGAACGAATCTATTAGTTAAAAACCCAACCCCTTTTTATATAACGATAACTTCTATTACCCAAGAAGCCGCAGGCAAAACCATTGATATTTTGTCAGAAGGTTTGATGCTAAAACCTTTTTCTGAACAGAGTGTTTTATTGAAAAGTTCTAGCACACAGAATATGACATTTACTACTATTAATGACTATGGTGGAAGAGTGATTCATAAAATTAAGTAAGACCTCTCTTTATCGTCTAACT of the Psychrobacter immobilis genome contains:
- a CDS encoding fimbrial biogenesis chaperone, producing MSVKQLFYKICLITLLTPISLVHAEIIIHGTRAVYPSDAREVTLQLSNDGKSPSLVQVWIDEGDPSATPDQSKAPFILTPPISRVEGQKSQFISITSLPTVNTLSKTEESLFWLNVLDIPPKPSAQDKTAAPDNFLQLAVRSRIKLFYRPSGIKQDVVLAPEKIQWSSKGTNLLVKNPTPFYITITSITQEAAGKTIDILSEGLMLKPFSEQSVLLKSSSTQNMTFTTINDYGGRVIHKIK